One Edaphobacter flagellatus genomic region harbors:
- a CDS encoding alpha/beta hydrolase, whose translation MRLTATVVLGWILIAGPCFAQQPKDATIPPATLLWPSGAPGALGDTEADKPAITVFLPIVPNTTRTGVVVVPGGGYHDLAIDKEGYAFARWLNQRGVAAFVLRYRLGPRYHHPIELGDAQRAIRYVRAHAAEFGIEKERLGMWGFSAGGHLTATAGTQFDAGTPEAADPIERESSRPEFLVLAYPVITLMDPSAHTGSRKYLLGDNPDPALVKSLSAETRVTADTPPTFLFATTDDPVVPVANSVMFYEALVKAGVPAEMHLFQHGAHGAGLATANPALSIWPDLVIKWMRERGYAAATP comes from the coding sequence TTGCGATTGACTGCAACGGTTGTTCTCGGCTGGATTTTGATTGCGGGGCCCTGCTTCGCGCAGCAGCCTAAGGATGCGACGATTCCACCAGCTACGCTTTTGTGGCCATCGGGTGCGCCCGGAGCCCTGGGGGATACAGAAGCAGATAAGCCAGCGATTACGGTCTTTCTGCCAATAGTGCCAAACACAACCCGGACCGGAGTGGTTGTCGTCCCTGGTGGGGGATATCACGACCTTGCTATCGACAAAGAAGGCTACGCGTTTGCTCGCTGGTTGAACCAACGCGGAGTAGCTGCTTTCGTCCTGAGGTACAGGCTAGGACCTCGATACCACCACCCGATTGAGCTTGGTGACGCACAGCGGGCGATCCGGTATGTGCGAGCTCATGCCGCTGAGTTCGGCATCGAGAAAGAGCGCCTCGGGATGTGGGGCTTCTCTGCCGGAGGTCACCTGACGGCGACTGCAGGAACGCAGTTTGATGCAGGCACGCCGGAGGCTGCCGATCCGATAGAGCGTGAGAGTAGCCGCCCGGAGTTCCTCGTTCTCGCATATCCGGTCATCACGTTGATGGACCCTTCGGCTCACACTGGATCGAGAAAATATCTTTTGGGGGACAACCCCGATCCTGCTCTGGTGAAGTCTCTTTCCGCAGAGACACGAGTTACTGCCGATACGCCACCCACTTTCCTTTTCGCGACGACCGATGACCCGGTCGTTCCTGTTGCGAACAGCGTCATGTTCTATGAGGCGCTGGTGAAGGCTGGTGTTCCAGCCGAGATGCATCTCTTTCAGCACGGAGCGCATGGTGCAGGATTGGCCACGGCGAATCCTGCGCTCAGCATCTGGCCTGATCTGGTCATTAAGTGGATGCGCGAGCGCGGATATGCCGCAGCAACTCCATAG
- a CDS encoding D-sedoheptulose-7-phosphate isomerase: MKHLVQKQLAQSIGTMQATLADLHIADTISKIAELTANAMLAGRKLMVAGNGGSAADAQHLVAEFVVRLRANRPALRAVALTTDTSIITAGGNDFGFDCIFARQIEALGQPGDIFLGISTSGNSKNILQAIQQAKSMNITTIGFTGNGGGQMKALCDHNVIIPSDVTMNIQECHLALEHIFCMAVERFYFGKDIDAE, translated from the coding sequence ATGAAGCATCTGGTACAGAAACAGCTTGCACAATCTATCGGCACCATGCAGGCTACGCTTGCCGATCTTCATATTGCCGACACAATTTCAAAGATTGCAGAGTTGACGGCGAATGCCATGCTGGCTGGCCGCAAGCTGATGGTTGCCGGTAACGGAGGTTCCGCCGCGGATGCTCAGCATCTGGTGGCGGAGTTTGTTGTTCGACTCAGGGCGAACCGTCCTGCACTGCGTGCCGTGGCGCTTACGACAGATACATCGATCATTACTGCGGGCGGAAATGATTTTGGCTTCGACTGCATCTTTGCGAGGCAGATTGAAGCGCTTGGGCAACCGGGCGATATCTTCCTGGGCATTTCGACTTCAGGCAATTCGAAGAACATTCTGCAGGCGATTCAGCAGGCCAAGTCGATGAACATCACGACCATTGGTTTTACGGGAAATGGTGGCGGGCAGATGAAGGCGCTCTGCGATCACAACGTCATCATCCCATCCGATGTCACGATGAATATTCAGGAGTGCCACCTGGCACTGGAGCACATCTTCTGCATGGCCGTGGAACGCTTCTACTTTGGCAAGGATATCGACGCAGAGTAG
- a CDS encoding Dabb family protein: MFAFRWKPDVTADQKQQAIEEIRALQSEIPGLMETAVGVNISPRSQGYELGGVMQFADRAAYEAYNDHPIHQKLLSWLMPLIEPLEVDFES; encoded by the coding sequence ATGTTTGCTTTTCGCTGGAAGCCCGATGTTACAGCTGATCAAAAGCAGCAGGCGATTGAAGAGATTCGCGCTCTGCAGAGTGAGATTCCTGGCCTCATGGAGACGGCGGTAGGCGTCAATATCTCGCCTCGTTCGCAGGGATACGAGTTGGGAGGCGTGATGCAGTTCGCAGATCGTGCCGCCTATGAGGCCTACAACGACCATCCGATTCACCAGAAGCTGCTCTCCTGGTTGATGCCGCTGATCGAGCCGCTCGAGGTCGATTTCGAGAGCTGA
- a CDS encoding thioredoxin family protein translates to MSRTQSMMVELGTVAPPFELQDVVTGKAVGRDDVAAGHKGLLVMFICVHCPYVKHVEEELARIGRDYEKTIGIVAISSNDIASYPDDSPEEMKKQAERLGFRFPYLYDETQEVAREYDAACTPDLFLFDGEMKLVYRGQLDDSRPRRKDFGNDLPVTGKDLRAALDAVIAGKRPDINQKFAVGCNIKWKE, encoded by the coding sequence ATGTCGAGAACACAGTCGATGATGGTTGAACTGGGGACTGTCGCTCCACCATTCGAGCTGCAGGACGTGGTGACAGGCAAGGCAGTCGGACGTGACGATGTGGCCGCGGGTCACAAGGGACTGCTGGTTATGTTCATCTGCGTGCACTGTCCTTATGTGAAGCATGTAGAAGAAGAGCTGGCCCGTATCGGCCGCGATTATGAAAAGACAATTGGCATTGTCGCAATCTCGTCGAACGACATTGCCAGCTATCCGGATGATTCCCCTGAAGAGATGAAGAAGCAGGCCGAGAGACTAGGCTTCCGATTCCCTTACCTCTATGACGAGACGCAGGAGGTTGCGCGCGAATACGACGCCGCATGTACACCTGACCTGTTTCTATTCGATGGCGAGATGAAGCTGGTCTATCGCGGACAGCTTGACGACAGCCGCCCCCGCCGTAAAGATTTCGGCAACGACCTTCCCGTGACCGGCAAGGATCTGCGTGCTGCACTGGATGCTGTCATTGCTGGAAAACGACCTGACATAAATCAGAAATTTGCCGTAGGATGCAACATCAAGTGGAAGGAGTAG
- a CDS encoding carbonic anhydrase yields MDGVLNKLKLGILKFQSDIYPEQAQTYRKAASEPQRPAALIVTCADSRIDPELITDSGPGELFVTRNIGNLVPAYGEMMGGVSAVIEYAVSALKVKHIAICGHSDCGAMKALLNPESLESMSTVKRWMRNAEAALSVASSLSDKDDKPSERLRKLTEENVLLQVQHLRTHPSVAGAVARAELTLSGWVYDIGTGQVRISENGDRTFHPVAQKGTAR; encoded by the coding sequence ATGGACGGTGTACTTAATAAATTGAAACTGGGCATCCTCAAGTTCCAGAGCGATATCTATCCAGAGCAGGCGCAGACGTATCGCAAAGCAGCAAGCGAGCCGCAGCGGCCTGCTGCCTTGATCGTCACCTGCGCCGATTCGCGCATCGACCCCGAACTGATTACGGACTCAGGCCCAGGAGAATTGTTCGTAACACGCAACATCGGCAACCTTGTACCCGCCTATGGGGAGATGATGGGCGGCGTCAGCGCGGTCATCGAGTACGCCGTCAGCGCCCTCAAGGTAAAACACATTGCCATCTGCGGCCATAGCGACTGCGGCGCCATGAAAGCTTTGCTGAATCCGGAGAGCCTGGAATCCATGTCTACCGTAAAGCGCTGGATGCGAAATGCCGAAGCAGCGCTCAGCGTCGCCAGCTCATTGTCGGACAAAGATGACAAGCCGAGCGAACGCCTGCGAAAGCTGACCGAAGAAAATGTTCTGCTGCAGGTCCAGCACCTGCGCACACATCCTTCTGTCGCCGGAGCCGTCGCGCGCGCAGAGCTTACGCTTTCCGGCTGGGTCTATGACATTGGCACCGGACAGGTCCGTATCTCTGAAAATGGAGATAGAACTTTCCACCCTGTCGCACAAAAAGGCACAGCTCGATGA
- a CDS encoding bestrophin family protein, whose amino-acid sequence MIAPQHRQLVLNTLRYVGWPLLVLLIYDIAVVIAYKEGYLHWAALNQIPVSLLGSVISILVAFRNTTSYARWWEARTLWGSIVNNSRSWGRQVTTVLRSPAGQDSVELRQLQQRMVYYQIAWVHALRAHLRRTDPWEDLTAFLSEEELASLRQEKNVPVAIQQRQSIVLRDVLDRGLIDALQWRAMDESLNDLVDAQGGAERIKNTPMPRQYDYLPQLCVQIFCILLPLAMGASMGWFTPLGSALVGFIFLTLDKIGRDLEDPFDNTVHDIPLTSITRTIEINLRQMLGETNLPEAVVPVRNVLW is encoded by the coding sequence ATGATTGCGCCGCAACACCGGCAGCTGGTCCTGAATACGTTGCGCTATGTAGGCTGGCCTCTCCTGGTACTTCTGATCTACGACATTGCAGTTGTGATCGCGTACAAGGAAGGCTATCTCCACTGGGCAGCGTTGAACCAGATTCCCGTATCCCTGCTGGGTTCAGTCATCAGCATCCTGGTCGCGTTTCGCAATACGACATCCTATGCCCGCTGGTGGGAAGCCCGCACACTATGGGGTTCGATTGTGAACAACTCCAGAAGCTGGGGGCGTCAGGTCACGACGGTGCTCCGTTCGCCCGCCGGACAAGACTCCGTAGAGCTGCGCCAGTTGCAGCAGCGAATGGTTTACTACCAGATTGCGTGGGTCCACGCGCTACGGGCGCACCTGAGACGGACCGACCCCTGGGAAGATCTCACAGCGTTTCTGTCCGAGGAAGAACTGGCCAGCCTCAGGCAGGAAAAGAATGTACCCGTGGCGATTCAGCAACGCCAGAGCATTGTTTTGCGCGATGTTCTCGATCGTGGCCTGATCGATGCTCTGCAATGGCGCGCTATGGACGAGAGTCTGAACGATCTTGTGGATGCACAGGGCGGCGCAGAACGCATTAAAAACACGCCGATGCCGCGTCAATACGACTACCTGCCGCAGTTGTGCGTACAGATCTTCTGCATCCTGCTGCCGCTGGCTATGGGAGCCAGCATGGGATGGTTTACACCGCTAGGCTCAGCGCTGGTCGGCTTTATCTTCCTGACTCTCGACAAAATTGGCCGCGACCTCGAAGATCCATTCGACAACACAGTCCACGATATTCCGCTCACATCGATCACGCGGACGATCGAGATCAACCTGCGGCAGATGCTAGGCGAAACCAATCTTCCAGAGGCTGTTGTGCCAGTTCGGAATGTCCTCTGGTAA
- a CDS encoding ABC transporter ATP-binding protein → MTINASSSPTIPAASAAVQPIIVAQALGKTYRSGKLEVPALRSVSFSVVPGEFVSIVGPSGSGKSTLFYILGGLTSPTSGSLIIDGADFSKLSDIERTRLRRAKIGFIFQKFNLLPTLTAMGNIEIAHDIANLGAEKKKPLDRELLNHLAHLLGIEGRLDHRPNELSGGEQQRVAIARALISRPSIVLADEPTGNLDTKNSDAVLEMLQRSSRDLNQTVLMITHNPEAAQIADRILHMRDGEITGVEQGTRRIVHEG, encoded by the coding sequence ATGACGATCAATGCATCCTCATCTCCGACCATACCTGCGGCCAGTGCTGCGGTTCAACCCATCATCGTGGCGCAGGCACTTGGGAAGACCTACCGTTCCGGCAAGTTGGAGGTTCCAGCGCTGCGTAGCGTCAGTTTTTCTGTCGTGCCGGGAGAATTTGTCTCGATCGTAGGCCCGTCCGGTTCAGGTAAGTCGACGCTCTTCTACATCCTGGGTGGCCTTACCTCGCCGACAAGCGGATCGTTGATTATCGATGGTGCTGACTTTTCAAAGCTCTCTGATATCGAGAGAACACGCCTGCGCCGGGCAAAGATAGGATTCATCTTCCAGAAGTTCAATTTGCTGCCGACGCTCACTGCGATGGGAAATATCGAGATCGCGCACGATATCGCCAACCTTGGTGCAGAAAAGAAAAAGCCTCTGGATCGCGAGCTGCTTAATCATCTCGCCCATCTTCTCGGTATCGAAGGCAGGCTCGACCATAGACCCAACGAACTTTCAGGGGGAGAGCAGCAACGTGTGGCTATTGCACGGGCGCTGATCTCGCGTCCGTCTATTGTTCTGGCCGATGAGCCTACGGGCAACCTCGATACGAAGAACTCGGATGCCGTTCTTGAGATGCTACAGCGATCAAGCCGTGATCTGAATCAGACGGTGTTGATGATTACGCACAATCCTGAGGCCGCTCAGATTGCCGACCGCATTCTGCATATGCGCGACGGCGAGATCACGGGCGTCGAACAGGGAACCCGGCGTATCGTCCACGAAGGTTGA
- the acpS gene encoding holo-ACP synthase — protein MVLGVGTDLIEIRRIEESIAQFGERFLNRVFTAGEIAYCQAKKKGAAESFAARFAAKEAGAKALGTGISRGVRWKELEVRRQPGERPTLHLSGRAAELANKMGLRRLSLSLSHSRDVALAVVIAED, from the coding sequence ATGGTTCTCGGCGTAGGGACCGATCTGATTGAGATCCGAAGAATCGAAGAGAGTATCGCGCAATTTGGAGAGCGCTTCCTGAATCGCGTCTTTACCGCCGGGGAGATCGCGTACTGTCAGGCAAAGAAGAAAGGAGCGGCGGAAAGCTTCGCTGCCCGGTTCGCCGCCAAAGAAGCCGGAGCCAAGGCCCTGGGAACAGGGATCAGTCGTGGCGTCAGATGGAAGGAACTTGAGGTGCGCCGCCAGCCGGGTGAGCGCCCCACCTTGCACCTGAGCGGCCGTGCAGCAGAACTGGCAAATAAAATGGGACTCCGCCGCCTCTCCCTCAGCCTCTCCCATAGCCGTGATGTCGCGCTGGCAGTTGTCATCGCAGAAGATTGA
- a CDS encoding MlaD family protein — MPSQQEVRWSQLKIGLIVLVAAIILVALLFLMTSSAGIGIFSHKLTITTYFENSAGLKPGAPVNLQGVTIGNVKTVTVVSSPERKLTPVQVVMKLNEKYADELKKDSKASLTTIGVLGDTVVDINSQFAVGPPLRDGDELKTLETPSLTDVVKASQGTIESLNVILAKLNTMVDNMQSGKGSLGQIVSNPDLYNKLNATIDELHKMTVNLNNGKGSLGKLVTDDTLYNHLNDTVAKLNNITTELDKGNGTAGKLLKDPSLFDNLNSTLKHANSLMAEADAGKGGLGLLVKDPQFRQQLSNTVTQVDKLVTGINDGRGTLGKLATEDTLHTNMNHLLTNSNELVTAIRQDPKKYLTIHLKIF; from the coding sequence ATGCCCAGTCAGCAGGAGGTTCGATGGTCACAGTTGAAGATAGGCCTCATAGTCCTCGTAGCTGCAATCATCCTGGTGGCACTTCTCTTCCTCATGACCAGTTCGGCTGGAATCGGCATCTTTTCTCATAAGCTCACGATCACAACCTACTTTGAAAATTCCGCCGGCTTGAAACCCGGTGCGCCGGTCAACTTGCAGGGTGTCACCATCGGCAATGTCAAAACGGTCACAGTCGTCTCCTCACCTGAGCGTAAGCTGACACCGGTTCAGGTCGTCATGAAGCTGAACGAGAAATACGCTGACGAATTGAAGAAGGACTCCAAGGCATCGCTGACGACAATCGGTGTGCTGGGCGATACGGTCGTCGATATTAATAGCCAGTTCGCCGTGGGTCCTCCTTTGCGTGACGGCGACGAGCTAAAGACGCTGGAAACCCCCAGTCTGACGGATGTCGTCAAGGCGAGCCAAGGCACAATCGAGAGCCTCAACGTCATCCTTGCCAAGCTGAACACGATGGTCGACAACATGCAGTCCGGTAAGGGGTCGCTCGGCCAGATCGTCAGCAACCCGGACCTCTACAACAAGCTGAATGCGACGATCGACGAACTGCACAAAATGACCGTGAACCTGAACAACGGTAAAGGGTCGCTCGGCAAACTGGTCACGGACGACACGCTCTACAACCATCTGAACGATACGGTGGCAAAGCTCAACAACATTACGACGGAGCTGGACAAGGGCAACGGTACTGCCGGCAAACTGCTCAAGGACCCTTCACTGTTCGATAACCTGAACTCGACGCTGAAGCACGCCAATTCTCTGATGGCCGAGGCCGATGCCGGTAAAGGTGGCCTTGGATTGCTGGTCAAAGATCCGCAGTTCCGTCAGCAGCTAAGCAACACGGTCACGCAGGTGGATAAGCTGGTGACTGGAATCAATGACGGCCGCGGAACGCTGGGCAAGCTGGCTACCGAGGACACGCTGCACACCAACATGAACCATCTGCTGACGAACAGCAATGAGCTGGTCACAGCGATACGTCAGGATCCGAAGAAATATCTGACGATCCACCTGAAGATTTTCTAA